One Oncorhynchus keta strain PuntledgeMale-10-30-2019 chromosome 23, Oket_V2, whole genome shotgun sequence DNA segment encodes these proteins:
- the LOC118401981 gene encoding serine/arginine-rich splicing factor 11-like isoform X4 — translation MNCTTNVVQVTNVSPSATSEQMRMLFGFLGTIEELKLFPPDESPLPVTSRVCFVKFQESESVGVSQHLTNTVFVDRALIVVPFAEGVIPEEAKALSLLAPANAVAGIMSGGGLLPTPNPMSNPQMGGNPFGGPSMDAMAAFGFSNPNMNMNMNPQSFPTEQLLKFMTQVDPKMNHMGVGMNMNMNPGLKADSSNKEIEVAMKRVREAQSLISAAIEPGNKESKRKHSRSRSRSRRRRSRSRSRHRRSKSRSKRRSHSRSRRRSKSPRRRSGRSHSKDRSKPSPSKSRDRKKEDRDKKCTKTPPKSYSTTRRSRSIDRRRRKSRSASRSPKKSPKRKVSRTPSPRRHKKEKKRDKERQNDRDRERRCDKDRSREERKEKKERSKDKEREKKTDGEKGDMKVTRDYDEEEQGYDSEKERERLDKKDSDQDSGAQSPHSVEGNGTGTPKVNGDDHREEDVDHHEEDDMDVSD, via the exons ATGAATTGTACCACGAACGTAGTGCAAGTGACGAACGTGTCGCCAAGCGCAACATCTGAGCAGATGCGAATGCTGTTCGGGTTTCTTGGAACCATTGAAGAACTCAAATTGTTTCCACCAGA TGAATCGCCTCTGCCAGTGACGTCGCGTGTGTGTTTTGTGAAGTTCCAAGAGTCGGAGTCCGTGGGAGTTTCTCAGCATCTGACCAACACAGTCTTCGTGGACAGAGCGCTGATCGTCGTCCCTTTTGCCGAAG GTGTTATCCCAGAGGAGGCTAAGGCTTTGTCACTGCTGGCGCCAGCAAATGCTGTTGCAGGGATTATGTCCGGAGGAGGTCTCCTTCCAACACCTAACCCCATGTCCAATCCACAG ATGGGAGGCAATCCTTTTGGTGGTCCCTCCATGGATGCGATGGCAGCATTTGGGTTTTCAAACCCcaatatgaatatgaatatgaatccCCAG TCTTTTCCCACTGAGCAGCTTCTGAAGTTTATGACGCAGGTGGATCCAAA AATGAACCACATGGGTGTAGGGATGAACATGAACATGAATCCAGGCCTGAAGGCAGACTCCTCCAACAAAGAGATAGAAGTGGCCATGAAGAGGGTCAGAGAGGCCCAGTCCCTAATCTCTGCTGCCATCGAGCCTGGCA ACAAGGAGAGCAAGAGGAAGCACTCGCGTTCCAGGTCCAGGTCCAGACGCAGAAGGTCCCGTTCTCGctctagacacag GCGTTCAAAGAGCCGGTCTAAGCGACGTTCACACTCCAGGAGCAGGAGACGCTCCAAGAGCCCTCGAAGGAGAAGTGGGAGGTCCCACTCCAAAGACAGGAGCAAACCATCTCCAAGTAAATCCAG GGATAGGAAAAAAGAGGATCGGGATAAAAAGTGCACCAAAACACCACCGAAAAGCTACAGCACTACCAGGAGGTCTCGCAGTATAGATCG AAGGCGGAGGAAGAGTCGCAGCGCCAGCCGATCTCCTAAGAAATCCCCCAAGAGGAAAGTTTCCAGGACTCCCTCTCCTAGAAG acataagaaggagaagaagagggacaaGGAAAGACAGAATGACCGGGATCGAGAGCGCAGGTGCGATAAAGACCGCAGCCGGGAGGAACGGAAGGAAAAGAAAGAAAGGAGTAAAGATAAGGAACGGGAAAAGAAAACTGATGGAGAGAAAGGCGACATGAAG GTCACCAGAGACTATGATGAGGAAGAGCAGGGCTACGAcagtgagaaggagagggagaggctggacAAGAAGGATTCCGACCAGGACTCTGGAGCCCAGTCTCCTCACTCAGTGGAAGGCAATGGCACTGGGACTCCCAAAGTCAATGGTGACGACCACCGCGAAGAGGACGTCGACCACCACGAAGAGGACGACATGGATGTCAGTGATTGA
- the LOC118401981 gene encoding serine/arginine-rich splicing factor 11-like isoform X2: MNCTTNVVQVTNVSPSATSEQMRMLFGFLGTIEELKLFPPDESPLPVTSRVCFVKFQESESVGVSQHLTNTVFVDRALIVVPFAEGVIPEEAKALSLLAPANAVAGIMSGGGLLPTPNPMSNPQVGLLPTPNPMSYPQMGGNPFGGPSMDAMAAFGFSNPNMNMNMNPQSFPTEQLLKFMTQVDPKMNHMGVGMNMNMNPGLKADSSNKEIEVAMKRVREAQSLISAAIEPGNKESKRKHSRSRSRSRRRRSRSRSRHRRSKSRSKRRSHSRSRRRSKSPRRRSGRSHSKDRSKPSPSKSRDRKKEDRDKKCTKTPPKSYSTTRRSRSIDRRRRKSRSASRSPKKSPKRKVSRTPSPRRHKKEKKRDKERQNDRDRERRCDKDRSREERKEKKERSKDKEREKKTDGEKGDMKVTRDYDEEEQGYDSEKERERLDKKDSDQDSGAQSPHSVEGNGTGTPKVNGDDHREEDVDHHEEDDMDVSD, from the exons ATGAATTGTACCACGAACGTAGTGCAAGTGACGAACGTGTCGCCAAGCGCAACATCTGAGCAGATGCGAATGCTGTTCGGGTTTCTTGGAACCATTGAAGAACTCAAATTGTTTCCACCAGA TGAATCGCCTCTGCCAGTGACGTCGCGTGTGTGTTTTGTGAAGTTCCAAGAGTCGGAGTCCGTGGGAGTTTCTCAGCATCTGACCAACACAGTCTTCGTGGACAGAGCGCTGATCGTCGTCCCTTTTGCCGAAG GTGTTATCCCAGAGGAGGCTAAGGCTTTGTCACTGCTGGCGCCAGCAAATGCTGTTGCAGGGATTATGTCCGGAGGAGGTCTCCTTCCAACACCTAACCCCATGTCCAATCCACAGGTAGGACTTCTCCCAACACCAAACCCCATGTCCTATCCACAG ATGGGAGGCAATCCTTTTGGTGGTCCCTCCATGGATGCGATGGCAGCATTTGGGTTTTCAAACCCcaatatgaatatgaatatgaatccCCAG TCTTTTCCCACTGAGCAGCTTCTGAAGTTTATGACGCAGGTGGATCCAAA AATGAACCACATGGGTGTAGGGATGAACATGAACATGAATCCAGGCCTGAAGGCAGACTCCTCCAACAAAGAGATAGAAGTGGCCATGAAGAGGGTCAGAGAGGCCCAGTCCCTAATCTCTGCTGCCATCGAGCCTGGCA ACAAGGAGAGCAAGAGGAAGCACTCGCGTTCCAGGTCCAGGTCCAGACGCAGAAGGTCCCGTTCTCGctctagacacag GCGTTCAAAGAGCCGGTCTAAGCGACGTTCACACTCCAGGAGCAGGAGACGCTCCAAGAGCCCTCGAAGGAGAAGTGGGAGGTCCCACTCCAAAGACAGGAGCAAACCATCTCCAAGTAAATCCAG GGATAGGAAAAAAGAGGATCGGGATAAAAAGTGCACCAAAACACCACCGAAAAGCTACAGCACTACCAGGAGGTCTCGCAGTATAGATCG AAGGCGGAGGAAGAGTCGCAGCGCCAGCCGATCTCCTAAGAAATCCCCCAAGAGGAAAGTTTCCAGGACTCCCTCTCCTAGAAG acataagaaggagaagaagagggacaaGGAAAGACAGAATGACCGGGATCGAGAGCGCAGGTGCGATAAAGACCGCAGCCGGGAGGAACGGAAGGAAAAGAAAGAAAGGAGTAAAGATAAGGAACGGGAAAAGAAAACTGATGGAGAGAAAGGCGACATGAAG GTCACCAGAGACTATGATGAGGAAGAGCAGGGCTACGAcagtgagaaggagagggagaggctggacAAGAAGGATTCCGACCAGGACTCTGGAGCCCAGTCTCCTCACTCAGTGGAAGGCAATGGCACTGGGACTCCCAAAGTCAATGGTGACGACCACCGCGAAGAGGACGTCGACCACCACGAAGAGGACGACATGGATGTCAGTGATTGA
- the LOC118401981 gene encoding serine/arginine-rich splicing factor 11-like isoform X3 — translation MNCTTNVVQVTNVSPSATSEQMRMLFGFLGTIEELKLFPPDESPLPVTSRVCFVKFQESESVGVSQHLTNTVFVDRALIVVPFAEGVIPEEAKALSLLAPANAVAGIMSGGGLLPTPNPMSNPQMGGNPFGGPSMDAMAAFGFSNPNMNMNMNPQSFPTEQLLKFMTQVDPKMNHMGVGMNMNMNPGLKADSSNKEIEVAMKRVREAQSLISAAIEPGNKESKRKHSRSRSRSRRRRSRSRSRHRRSKSRSKRRSHSRSRRRSKSPRRRSGRSHSKDRSKPSPSKSRDRKKEDRDKKCTKTPPKSYSTTRRSRSIDRRRRKSRSASRSPKKSPKRKVSRTPSPRRHKKEKKRDKERQNDRDRERRCDKDRSREERKEKKERSKDKEREKKTDGEKGDMKMSLQVTRDYDEEEQGYDSEKERERLDKKDSDQDSGAQSPHSVEGNGTGTPKVNGDDHREEDVDHHEEDDMDVSD, via the exons ATGAATTGTACCACGAACGTAGTGCAAGTGACGAACGTGTCGCCAAGCGCAACATCTGAGCAGATGCGAATGCTGTTCGGGTTTCTTGGAACCATTGAAGAACTCAAATTGTTTCCACCAGA TGAATCGCCTCTGCCAGTGACGTCGCGTGTGTGTTTTGTGAAGTTCCAAGAGTCGGAGTCCGTGGGAGTTTCTCAGCATCTGACCAACACAGTCTTCGTGGACAGAGCGCTGATCGTCGTCCCTTTTGCCGAAG GTGTTATCCCAGAGGAGGCTAAGGCTTTGTCACTGCTGGCGCCAGCAAATGCTGTTGCAGGGATTATGTCCGGAGGAGGTCTCCTTCCAACACCTAACCCCATGTCCAATCCACAG ATGGGAGGCAATCCTTTTGGTGGTCCCTCCATGGATGCGATGGCAGCATTTGGGTTTTCAAACCCcaatatgaatatgaatatgaatccCCAG TCTTTTCCCACTGAGCAGCTTCTGAAGTTTATGACGCAGGTGGATCCAAA AATGAACCACATGGGTGTAGGGATGAACATGAACATGAATCCAGGCCTGAAGGCAGACTCCTCCAACAAAGAGATAGAAGTGGCCATGAAGAGGGTCAGAGAGGCCCAGTCCCTAATCTCTGCTGCCATCGAGCCTGGCA ACAAGGAGAGCAAGAGGAAGCACTCGCGTTCCAGGTCCAGGTCCAGACGCAGAAGGTCCCGTTCTCGctctagacacag GCGTTCAAAGAGCCGGTCTAAGCGACGTTCACACTCCAGGAGCAGGAGACGCTCCAAGAGCCCTCGAAGGAGAAGTGGGAGGTCCCACTCCAAAGACAGGAGCAAACCATCTCCAAGTAAATCCAG GGATAGGAAAAAAGAGGATCGGGATAAAAAGTGCACCAAAACACCACCGAAAAGCTACAGCACTACCAGGAGGTCTCGCAGTATAGATCG AAGGCGGAGGAAGAGTCGCAGCGCCAGCCGATCTCCTAAGAAATCCCCCAAGAGGAAAGTTTCCAGGACTCCCTCTCCTAGAAG acataagaaggagaagaagagggacaaGGAAAGACAGAATGACCGGGATCGAGAGCGCAGGTGCGATAAAGACCGCAGCCGGGAGGAACGGAAGGAAAAGAAAGAAAGGAGTAAAGATAAGGAACGGGAAAAGAAAACTGATGGAGAGAAAGGCGACATGAAG ATGTCTTTGCAGGTCACCAGAGACTATGATGAGGAAGAGCAGGGCTACGAcagtgagaaggagagggagaggctggacAAGAAGGATTCCGACCAGGACTCTGGAGCCCAGTCTCCTCACTCAGTGGAAGGCAATGGCACTGGGACTCCCAAAGTCAATGGTGACGACCACCGCGAAGAGGACGTCGACCACCACGAAGAGGACGACATGGATGTCAGTGATTGA
- the LOC118401981 gene encoding serine/arginine-rich splicing factor 11-like isoform X1, whose protein sequence is MNCTTNVVQVTNVSPSATSEQMRMLFGFLGTIEELKLFPPDESPLPVTSRVCFVKFQESESVGVSQHLTNTVFVDRALIVVPFAEGVIPEEAKALSLLAPANAVAGIMSGGGLLPTPNPMSNPQVGLLPTPNPMSYPQMGGNPFGGPSMDAMAAFGFSNPNMNMNMNPQSFPTEQLLKFMTQVDPKMNHMGVGMNMNMNPGLKADSSNKEIEVAMKRVREAQSLISAAIEPGNKESKRKHSRSRSRSRRRRSRSRSRHRRSKSRSKRRSHSRSRRRSKSPRRRSGRSHSKDRSKPSPSKSRDRKKEDRDKKCTKTPPKSYSTTRRSRSIDRRRRKSRSASRSPKKSPKRKVSRTPSPRRHKKEKKRDKERQNDRDRERRCDKDRSREERKEKKERSKDKEREKKTDGEKGDMKMSLQVTRDYDEEEQGYDSEKERERLDKKDSDQDSGAQSPHSVEGNGTGTPKVNGDDHREEDVDHHEEDDMDVSD, encoded by the exons ATGAATTGTACCACGAACGTAGTGCAAGTGACGAACGTGTCGCCAAGCGCAACATCTGAGCAGATGCGAATGCTGTTCGGGTTTCTTGGAACCATTGAAGAACTCAAATTGTTTCCACCAGA TGAATCGCCTCTGCCAGTGACGTCGCGTGTGTGTTTTGTGAAGTTCCAAGAGTCGGAGTCCGTGGGAGTTTCTCAGCATCTGACCAACACAGTCTTCGTGGACAGAGCGCTGATCGTCGTCCCTTTTGCCGAAG GTGTTATCCCAGAGGAGGCTAAGGCTTTGTCACTGCTGGCGCCAGCAAATGCTGTTGCAGGGATTATGTCCGGAGGAGGTCTCCTTCCAACACCTAACCCCATGTCCAATCCACAGGTAGGACTTCTCCCAACACCAAACCCCATGTCCTATCCACAG ATGGGAGGCAATCCTTTTGGTGGTCCCTCCATGGATGCGATGGCAGCATTTGGGTTTTCAAACCCcaatatgaatatgaatatgaatccCCAG TCTTTTCCCACTGAGCAGCTTCTGAAGTTTATGACGCAGGTGGATCCAAA AATGAACCACATGGGTGTAGGGATGAACATGAACATGAATCCAGGCCTGAAGGCAGACTCCTCCAACAAAGAGATAGAAGTGGCCATGAAGAGGGTCAGAGAGGCCCAGTCCCTAATCTCTGCTGCCATCGAGCCTGGCA ACAAGGAGAGCAAGAGGAAGCACTCGCGTTCCAGGTCCAGGTCCAGACGCAGAAGGTCCCGTTCTCGctctagacacag GCGTTCAAAGAGCCGGTCTAAGCGACGTTCACACTCCAGGAGCAGGAGACGCTCCAAGAGCCCTCGAAGGAGAAGTGGGAGGTCCCACTCCAAAGACAGGAGCAAACCATCTCCAAGTAAATCCAG GGATAGGAAAAAAGAGGATCGGGATAAAAAGTGCACCAAAACACCACCGAAAAGCTACAGCACTACCAGGAGGTCTCGCAGTATAGATCG AAGGCGGAGGAAGAGTCGCAGCGCCAGCCGATCTCCTAAGAAATCCCCCAAGAGGAAAGTTTCCAGGACTCCCTCTCCTAGAAG acataagaaggagaagaagagggacaaGGAAAGACAGAATGACCGGGATCGAGAGCGCAGGTGCGATAAAGACCGCAGCCGGGAGGAACGGAAGGAAAAGAAAGAAAGGAGTAAAGATAAGGAACGGGAAAAGAAAACTGATGGAGAGAAAGGCGACATGAAG ATGTCTTTGCAGGTCACCAGAGACTATGATGAGGAAGAGCAGGGCTACGAcagtgagaaggagagggagaggctggacAAGAAGGATTCCGACCAGGACTCTGGAGCCCAGTCTCCTCACTCAGTGGAAGGCAATGGCACTGGGACTCCCAAAGTCAATGGTGACGACCACCGCGAAGAGGACGTCGACCACCACGAAGAGGACGACATGGATGTCAGTGATTGA
- the LOC118401981 gene encoding serine/arginine-rich splicing factor 11-like isoform X5, with protein sequence MSGGGLLPTPNPMSNPQVGLLPTPNPMSYPQMGGNPFGGPSMDAMAAFGFSNPNMNMNMNPQSFPTEQLLKFMTQVDPKMNHMGVGMNMNMNPGLKADSSNKEIEVAMKRVREAQSLISAAIEPGNKESKRKHSRSRSRSRRRRSRSRSRHRRSKSRSKRRSHSRSRRRSKSPRRRSGRSHSKDRSKPSPSKSRDRKKEDRDKKCTKTPPKSYSTTRRSRSIDRRRRKSRSASRSPKKSPKRKVSRTPSPRRHKKEKKRDKERQNDRDRERRCDKDRSREERKEKKERSKDKEREKKTDGEKGDMKMSLQVTRDYDEEEQGYDSEKERERLDKKDSDQDSGAQSPHSVEGNGTGTPKVNGDDHREEDVDHHEEDDMDVSD encoded by the exons ATGTCCGGAGGAGGTCTCCTTCCAACACCTAACCCCATGTCCAATCCACAGGTAGGACTTCTCCCAACACCAAACCCCATGTCCTATCCACAG ATGGGAGGCAATCCTTTTGGTGGTCCCTCCATGGATGCGATGGCAGCATTTGGGTTTTCAAACCCcaatatgaatatgaatatgaatccCCAG TCTTTTCCCACTGAGCAGCTTCTGAAGTTTATGACGCAGGTGGATCCAAA AATGAACCACATGGGTGTAGGGATGAACATGAACATGAATCCAGGCCTGAAGGCAGACTCCTCCAACAAAGAGATAGAAGTGGCCATGAAGAGGGTCAGAGAGGCCCAGTCCCTAATCTCTGCTGCCATCGAGCCTGGCA ACAAGGAGAGCAAGAGGAAGCACTCGCGTTCCAGGTCCAGGTCCAGACGCAGAAGGTCCCGTTCTCGctctagacacag GCGTTCAAAGAGCCGGTCTAAGCGACGTTCACACTCCAGGAGCAGGAGACGCTCCAAGAGCCCTCGAAGGAGAAGTGGGAGGTCCCACTCCAAAGACAGGAGCAAACCATCTCCAAGTAAATCCAG GGATAGGAAAAAAGAGGATCGGGATAAAAAGTGCACCAAAACACCACCGAAAAGCTACAGCACTACCAGGAGGTCTCGCAGTATAGATCG AAGGCGGAGGAAGAGTCGCAGCGCCAGCCGATCTCCTAAGAAATCCCCCAAGAGGAAAGTTTCCAGGACTCCCTCTCCTAGAAG acataagaaggagaagaagagggacaaGGAAAGACAGAATGACCGGGATCGAGAGCGCAGGTGCGATAAAGACCGCAGCCGGGAGGAACGGAAGGAAAAGAAAGAAAGGAGTAAAGATAAGGAACGGGAAAAGAAAACTGATGGAGAGAAAGGCGACATGAAG ATGTCTTTGCAGGTCACCAGAGACTATGATGAGGAAGAGCAGGGCTACGAcagtgagaaggagagggagaggctggacAAGAAGGATTCCGACCAGGACTCTGGAGCCCAGTCTCCTCACTCAGTGGAAGGCAATGGCACTGGGACTCCCAAAGTCAATGGTGACGACCACCGCGAAGAGGACGTCGACCACCACGAAGAGGACGACATGGATGTCAGTGATTGA
- the LOC118401981 gene encoding serine/arginine-rich splicing factor 11-like isoform X6: MSGGGLLPTPNPMSNPQMGGNPFGGPSMDAMAAFGFSNPNMNMNMNPQSFPTEQLLKFMTQVDPKMNHMGVGMNMNMNPGLKADSSNKEIEVAMKRVREAQSLISAAIEPGNKESKRKHSRSRSRSRRRRSRSRSRHRRSKSRSKRRSHSRSRRRSKSPRRRSGRSHSKDRSKPSPSKSRDRKKEDRDKKCTKTPPKSYSTTRRSRSIDRRRRKSRSASRSPKKSPKRKVSRTPSPRRHKKEKKRDKERQNDRDRERRCDKDRSREERKEKKERSKDKEREKKTDGEKGDMKMSLQVTRDYDEEEQGYDSEKERERLDKKDSDQDSGAQSPHSVEGNGTGTPKVNGDDHREEDVDHHEEDDMDVSD, encoded by the exons ATGTCCGGAGGAGGTCTCCTTCCAACACCTAACCCCATGTCCAATCCACAG ATGGGAGGCAATCCTTTTGGTGGTCCCTCCATGGATGCGATGGCAGCATTTGGGTTTTCAAACCCcaatatgaatatgaatatgaatccCCAG TCTTTTCCCACTGAGCAGCTTCTGAAGTTTATGACGCAGGTGGATCCAAA AATGAACCACATGGGTGTAGGGATGAACATGAACATGAATCCAGGCCTGAAGGCAGACTCCTCCAACAAAGAGATAGAAGTGGCCATGAAGAGGGTCAGAGAGGCCCAGTCCCTAATCTCTGCTGCCATCGAGCCTGGCA ACAAGGAGAGCAAGAGGAAGCACTCGCGTTCCAGGTCCAGGTCCAGACGCAGAAGGTCCCGTTCTCGctctagacacag GCGTTCAAAGAGCCGGTCTAAGCGACGTTCACACTCCAGGAGCAGGAGACGCTCCAAGAGCCCTCGAAGGAGAAGTGGGAGGTCCCACTCCAAAGACAGGAGCAAACCATCTCCAAGTAAATCCAG GGATAGGAAAAAAGAGGATCGGGATAAAAAGTGCACCAAAACACCACCGAAAAGCTACAGCACTACCAGGAGGTCTCGCAGTATAGATCG AAGGCGGAGGAAGAGTCGCAGCGCCAGCCGATCTCCTAAGAAATCCCCCAAGAGGAAAGTTTCCAGGACTCCCTCTCCTAGAAG acataagaaggagaagaagagggacaaGGAAAGACAGAATGACCGGGATCGAGAGCGCAGGTGCGATAAAGACCGCAGCCGGGAGGAACGGAAGGAAAAGAAAGAAAGGAGTAAAGATAAGGAACGGGAAAAGAAAACTGATGGAGAGAAAGGCGACATGAAG ATGTCTTTGCAGGTCACCAGAGACTATGATGAGGAAGAGCAGGGCTACGAcagtgagaaggagagggagaggctggacAAGAAGGATTCCGACCAGGACTCTGGAGCCCAGTCTCCTCACTCAGTGGAAGGCAATGGCACTGGGACTCCCAAAGTCAATGGTGACGACCACCGCGAAGAGGACGTCGACCACCACGAAGAGGACGACATGGATGTCAGTGATTGA